From the Lysinibacillus fusiformis genome, the window TCAACATGGTATTTAATTGCATTTATTAAGCCAAAAAAAGTACGACGTAGCCTGTTTTCCTCAGGTGTGATTTTAGCGTTATTAACACTATCATTTACTGCGATTTTAATGATTGCCTTATATAGCGGATCCTTTGGTCAGTTTCAAGTGCTGATTTTCACATTTTTATATGAAGTACAGCCTGGATTTCTTACATTTGCTTTTCTCGTCATTGTCCTATTAGCCATTATCACAACCTTGCTTGTAGACATGCGGGCAACGAAACGTTTTTTTGTAAAGAAAAGACCCTATTATTTCTATTTGATTGGCCTTATGGTGATTTTATTTACCTGCTTCTTATCTATAGATTTAACAATTTTAGGTGTTATTTATTCTTTTGCCTTCCTGCACATTACCTTGCTACCGTTTATGTTAATCCTTTTATTTACGAATCGCCGTATTCATAATCATAGTTGGCTTGTCATCCTGCTATCCATCATCATTGGAATTGGCGTAGGTATAAGTTTCAATGCGCTATACGGTTTAGCTGCCAGCTTTATGATCTCGAGTATTTATCAATTAATGCTTCAGACTGAAACTATAGAAAAAAATGCCTGAACTCGAGATTATTCGGGTTCAGGCTTATTCGTTTATTTAACTGCTATAATAAATGAATAGGATTAGGAATAGCACTCCGATAAAGGCTGAACTAATGGAAAGATAATGTCTTTTTTGCTCTCGACCGTAGTAATAGTCAATAAAAATAGAGCTGAAAAGGATAACAGCTAAATATCCTCCGATGATAACAGTAAATAAAATCCATCCTTTTAACATAAGTAGCGGAAGCATAATGATATTCAAAATTTTAATAGCCCAAACAGCACGTCGATGTCCTCTATTGACGTAGTCCTTTGGTATATTAAACTTTTTCCTCATTAGTTTATCGACAAGTAGTTGGCTAGCTAAGAGAATAACTAGCATAACGATTAAACCTGTCATACCAAATTTAGCCTCATCTTTGAGAGCAAGATCTAAATAAGCCTTTGCCAAATCTCTATTATCTACTTTATAAAATGAATGGTTGTCATAATCAACAATTCCGATATCCTCCTCGTTTATGAACATCTTCAGCTTAATAACCTGCCCTTTTTCAAATTCTACCCAGACATCACGTTGTAATCTAAAAAAAGTACGCTCATTCGTTTGTGTCACTGTAGCTTGCTGTAATAGTTGTTGTAACAGCGCTTTTTCTGAACTTTGCTCCATCACTTGTTGACCAATGACCCACCCAGGTCTTCCAGCCTTAAAAATTTCCTCATCCGAATTGAAAATCATTGTATATTTTTTTATGGTCTCCTGCTGTGCTAATTGAACAATTGAAGCATGTTTCGTTTGCTCCATCTGCCCTAACGGACCCATTTCTATTAACAATAGAAGCATGACAATCGTGCCTATGATGATCAATGGATAAGACCAGCGTCTTGTCTTTTTTGTTTGTCGCACTTGCCGTAAAATATCCTCCTGTAAGGACTTCGTAAATCGTGGTGCTTCGCCAAGCTCTTGATCCAACTTCTCTTTAAAAGCTGTCATCCACTAACACCTCCCACTCACTATTCGCTAATCGTTCCTGTAACATTTTCCTCGCCCGATGCAATCTGGTTTTAACCGTATTTTCTGCACATGGAAGAATATCTGCAATTTCCTTAACCTTCAATTCCTGATAATAATAAAGAATGACGACTTCTCTATAAGTAATAGGTAGCTCAAATAACGCTTTCGTTATGGTTGTCCGCTCATCCTGGGCTAGTAACATCGTTTCTGGTGTTTGTTTACTTCCACCAATATGTAATTTTTCCAACAGTAGATGACGTTTATTTTTCCAACTTCGCAGATAATCATGACTTTTATGTACCGTGATTTTAACTAAATAGGTCTTTAGGGATGCTCTTTGTTCAAAGCGATCCTGTTGCCGATAATAAGAAAAAAAGACATCCTGGACTATTTCTTCAGCTATCGCCCAGTCCTTTACATAAAGATAAGCCACTCGTAAGCAGTATTCTCCGTGTTCTTCCATAATGGCCGCTAAATGCTCACTCACCTAAACACCTCCTATTCACATTCACTCTATAGTCGTAACCCAATCTTAGTTGGTTTCAAAAAAATCCAAAAAGTTTCATTAACACGATGGTCATAAAATGAAAAAATCTTCACACAATAAAAGGGTATTTTATTTTGAATTATTCTGGCAACCATAAATATGGATAGTCACTACCAAAGATAGAACGAACATTTTTTACACTGAATTTATTCGTATGCCATGCCGCATACTTTTTTTCTATTATCTATTGAATAACTAGCGAAAAAACTGTTATAGTGAGATTGTTTGTCTGACGTCTGACTAATTAAGATCTTTAGCTGTTCTTCTGACATTGGAACATCAGGACAAAATATCAAAGATACTTATGGAGGAACTTATGAGATACTTAATATCCCTTTGTGGATTGTTACTTGTTTTTGCCTTAGCTTTATTAATGAGTAAAAACAAAAAAGAAATAAAATATAAATATATAGTGATTATGTTGATCATCCAATTTTTATTGGCAGCTTTACTACTCAATACAACGGTTGGTTATGTTCTAATCAAAGGAATCACCAAAGTATTTGATCACTTATTGTCTTATGCAAATGCGGGTATATCCTTTGTGTTTGGTGGCTTAGCAAATGAAGGAGAATCTCCCTTCTTTTTAGCTGTTTTATTACCAATCGTCTTTATATCCGTCCTGATTGGGATCTTGCAGCATTTCAAAATTCTTCCTTTCCTAATGAAATGGGTAGGATTATTTTTAAGCAAGGTAAGTGGCATGGGGAAATTGGAATCCTATAATGCTGTTGCTTCTGCTATGGTAGGCCAATCTGAAGTATTCATTACTGTAAAAAAACAATTAGATAAAATTGCACCACAACGTATGTATACACTATGTGCTTCAGCTATGTCGACTGTGTCGATGTCAGTTGTTGGAGCATATATGACGATGATTGAGCCAAAGTATGTCGTAACAGCCATTGTGTTAAACCTGTTTGGTGGTTTTATCATTGTTTCCATCATTAATCCCTATACTGTTGATGAAAAAGAAGATATCTTAACAATTGAAGATGAGCATAAGCAAGCGTTCTTTCAAATGATTGGTGAATATATTATGGATGGCTTCAAAGTAGCCATCATTGTTGGTGCTATGCTGATTGGTTTCGTAGCATTAATGGATTTAATCAATTCACTATTCGATATGATAATTGGTATATCGTTCCAAGAAATATTAGGCTATATCTTTGCACCAGTCGCTTTCCTAATGGGTATCCCATGGGCAGATGCTGTTGCTGCTGGAGGTATTATGGCAACCAAATTGGTGACAAACGAATTTGTTGCTATGATCAACCTTGGTGACGTTGCTGAGTCCATGAGTGAACGTACACTAGGCATTATTTCTGTATTCCTCGTATCCTTTGCCAACTTTTCATCAATTGGTATTATTTCAGGAGCTGTAAAAGGTTTGAATGAAAGGCAAGGCAATGTCGTTGCTCGGTTTGGTTTAAAATTATTGTACGGCGCTACACTTGTAAGTATCCTAACAGCTATTATTGTTGGATTGATTATTTAAATTGTATAAGGAACTATTATTTGAACTGCACTCAGATAGCTGGGTGTAGTTTTTTCCTCATTTATCGCTATAAGGTTACTCCAAATTAAAAAATGTACATCACTAAAATTGAATTTAGTAATGTACATTTTTAATTTATATTTCTTTATTTCACGACAATATTGACAAGTTTGCCTGGAATAACGATGATTTTCACTAAGTTCTTCCCTGCCATGTATTCTTGAACTTTTTCATCAGCAAGCGCTACTTTTTCGATATCCTCTTTTGACGCTTCTTTCGGTACAACAATTTTCGCACGTACTTTACCAGCCACTTGCACGGCAATTTCCACTTCATCATCTACAAGTTTCGTTTCATCATATGTTGGCCATTGCTCGTATGAAAGTGTTGATTTATGCCCTAATCGTTGCCATAGTTCTTCTGCAATATGCGGAGCGATTGGTGCTAGCATTTTAACAAAGCCTTCAGCATAAGCCGTTGGAATCACATCTGCTTTATAGCAATCATTGATAAAGACCATCATTTGTGAAATAGCTGTGTTAAAGCGGATGCCTTCATAATCCTCTGTCACTTTTTTCACTGTTTGGTGGTATGCTTTTTCAAGTGATTGATCGTTAGACACTTGGATTTTTGCTGACATTGCGCCATCTTCTTCATTGACAAATAGACGCCAGATACGGTCTAAGAAGCGGCGTGCTCCATCTAAACCATTTGTAGACCATGCAACAGATGCCTCAAGTGGTCCCATGAACATTTCATATAAACGTAATGTATCGGCACCATGTGACGAAATGATTTCATCTGGGTTGACGACATTGCCTTTCGATTTAGACATTTTCTCGTTACCTTCACCTAGAATCATTCCTTGGTTAAATAATTTTTGGAATGGCTCTTTCGTATGAACAACGCCTAAATCATACAGAACTTTATGCCAGAAGCGAGCGTAAAGTAAATGCAATACGGCATGCTCCGCGCCACCAATATAAATATCAACTGGTAACCATCGTTTTAGTAACGCTGGATCTGCAATGGCTTCTGTATTTGTAGGATCGATATAGCGTAAGAAGTACCAGCTAGAACCTGCCCACTGTGGCATTGTATTTGTTTCACGACGTCCTTTTTTGCCTGTTTCTGGATCGACAACATTCACCCATTCAGCAATATTAGCTAGCGGTGATTCACCAGTACCCGATGGACGAATATTATCTGTTTTTGGCAGCATTAATGGTAATTCTGATTCTGGAACTGGCGTAATCGTGCCATCTTCCCAATGAATCATTGGAATTGGTTCACCCCAATAACGCTGACGAGAGAATAACCAGTCACGTAGACGATAAGAAGTTTTCTTCTCTCCTACACCTTTTTCCTCTAACCATTCAATGGCTTTTGCAATGCCATCTGTTTTATTTAAGCCATTAAGGAATTCAGAGTTAATATGTTGACCATCACCTGTAAATGCTTCTTTACTAATGTCTCCACCTTCAAGTACAGGAACGATGTCTAAGCCAAATTCAGTCGCAAATTCATAGTCACGCTCGTCATGTGCTGGCACCGCCATAATAGCACCTGTACCATAAGACACTAACACATAGTCAGCAATCCAAATCGGCACTTTTTTACCGTTAATCGGATTCACTGCATAAGCACCTGTAAATACGCCAGTTTTTTCTTTCGCTAAATCTGTACGCTCTAGGTCAGATTTCATTTTAACTTTCTCTAAATAAGTCTCAACAGCTTGGCGTTGGTCAGCTGTTGTAATTTGTTCCACTAATTTATGCTCTGGTGCAAGCACACAGTATGTAGCACCAAATAATGTATCAGGGCGTGTTGTGAAAACGGTGAAGTTTTGATCTGAACCGTCAATGGTAAATGTCACTTCTGCCCCTTCTGAACGGCCAATCCAATTGCGCTGCATATCTTTAATAGACTCAGGCCAATCAACTTCTTCTAGGTCATCGATTAAACGATCAGCATAGGCTGTAATTTTAAGCATCCATTGCTTCATTGGTCGGCGTTCTACTGGATGACCACCACGCTCTGATTTCCCATCAATCACTTCTTCGTTAGCTAATACCGTGCCAAGTGCTGGACACCAGTTAACAGCCACTTCATCCACATAAGCTAAACCTTTCTTATAAAGCTGGATAAAAATCCATTGTGTCCATTTATAATACTCTGGATCAGTCGTGTTAATTTCACGATCCCAATCATAGCTGAAGCCTAGCTCTTGAATTTGACGTTTAAATGTCGCAATATTTTTAGCTGTAAATTCAGCTGGATCATTCCCTGTATCAAGTGCATATTGCTCAGCTGGTAAACCGAAAGCATCCCAGCCCATTGGATGTAGTACATTGTAGCCTTGCATACGTTTAAAGCGCGATAGAATATCAGTTGCCGTATACCCTTCTGGATGGCCTACATGGAGTCCTGCGCCAGACGGATATGGGAACATATCTAATGCGTAAAATTTAGGCTTCTCTATTTCATTTTCAGTTTTGAATGTTTTGTTATCAGCCCAATATTGCTGCCACTTTTTTTCAATTTGTTCATGATTAAAACTCATTCTTTTTCCTCCTTCGATTGATCATGCTGCTCTCCATCATAATTGACAAAATATTTAAAAAACAAAAAAACTCGCCCCATTCTTAAAGAAGGGACGAGAGAATTTGTACTCCCGCGGTACCACCCAGATTAGTGATTACACTCGGCTCAAGCTTCCTTAACGCGGAAGAAACGACACACGCTGTTTCACGCGGGCAGACTCAGAAGGCGAGTTCAACTTGCTTTCTTACTAGCTCCCACCAACCGCTAGCTCTCTAAAAAGAACCACAAATCTACTATTCCTCATCACAGTCTTTACATGATATTGCATTTATTCTAATGGAAAGTATTGAAAAGCACAAGCCTTTGTTTACAGCTTACCCATTACTGAACAATTAATTCCTTTTTTTCCTTAGGCTTTGATAAATCCTTGCATTCATGAAATGCAAAATGCTGACATCCGATACATTGATTTGCGTTCAAATAATTGAAAGCCTTTGTAATCGCTTCTCCAGTATGTTGATAAAAATGTTGCGCACCTATTTTATCGTAAAGACCATTGTGCTGAAGAGCATCCTTTAAATCACCTTGCACACCCGTTACCAAAACAGTACCGCCCTGTGCTTTATAGTTTTCAATGATATTGCTAAAATATGCCTCTCCAGTAGAATCCATAAAGGGCACTTTCCCCATTCGTAATATCAAAACTCTTGGTTGCTGATGCAAAGTACTTTCAATTGTTTGTTCAAACATTTGTGCAGCACCAAAGAACAACGGCCCTTCAATTGTGTACATACTAATTTGCGGGCAATCATGCTGCTGATGCACAACATGTGGCTGTACCTTCTCACTTTTATTCGAATGGTCTGGAAGTACCTTCGTGACAACAAGCTTTTCACTCATGCGTTTCGCAAATAATAGCACAGCCAGCACAAGCCCCACTTCAACTGCTAATGTGAGACTAGTGAATACCGTTAATAAAAAGGTAATCAATAACACCAGTGAATCGCCTGATTTTAATTTTACGATATGTGCAAAATGATGTCGTTCACTCATATTCCAAGCTACGACCATCAAAACCGGAGCCATACTTGCTAACGGAATATGAGATGCATACGGAGCTAATAACAATAATGTGATTAAAACAAACACACCATGTATGATACCCGACATAGGAGATACTGCCCCTGTTTTTATATTGGTCGCTGTGCGTGCGATGGCCCCTGTTGCTGGAATACCACCGAACAAAGGCGTCACAATATTAGCAATCCCCTGACCAATTAGCTCACGATTACTGTTATGCTTACTATTTGTCATCCCATCCGCAACAACTGCAGATAATAGAGAC encodes:
- a CDS encoding NupC/NupG family nucleoside CNT transporter; the protein is MRYLISLCGLLLVFALALLMSKNKKEIKYKYIVIMLIIQFLLAALLLNTTVGYVLIKGITKVFDHLLSYANAGISFVFGGLANEGESPFFLAVLLPIVFISVLIGILQHFKILPFLMKWVGLFLSKVSGMGKLESYNAVASAMVGQSEVFITVKKQLDKIAPQRMYTLCASAMSTVSMSVVGAYMTMIEPKYVVTAIVLNLFGGFIIVSIINPYTVDEKEDILTIEDEHKQAFFQMIGEYIMDGFKVAIIVGAMLIGFVALMDLINSLFDMIIGISFQEILGYIFAPVAFLMGIPWADAVAAGGIMATKLVTNEFVAMINLGDVAESMSERTLGIISVFLVSFANFSSIGIISGAVKGLNERQGNVVARFGLKLLYGATLVSILTAIIVGLII
- a CDS encoding DUF4181 domain-containing protein, with the protein product MTAFKEKLDQELGEAPRFTKSLQEDILRQVRQTKKTRRWSYPLIIIGTIVMLLLLIEMGPLGQMEQTKHASIVQLAQQETIKKYTMIFNSDEEIFKAGRPGWVIGQQVMEQSSEKALLQQLLQQATVTQTNERTFFRLQRDVWVEFEKGQVIKLKMFINEEDIGIVDYDNHSFYKVDNRDLAKAYLDLALKDEAKFGMTGLIVMLVILLASQLLVDKLMRKKFNIPKDYVNRGHRRAVWAIKILNIIMLPLLMLKGWILFTVIIGGYLAVILFSSIFIDYYYGREQKRHYLSISSAFIGVLFLILFIYYSS
- the leuS gene encoding leucine--tRNA ligase, whose amino-acid sequence is MSFNHEQIEKKWQQYWADNKTFKTENEIEKPKFYALDMFPYPSGAGLHVGHPEGYTATDILSRFKRMQGYNVLHPMGWDAFGLPAEQYALDTGNDPAEFTAKNIATFKRQIQELGFSYDWDREINTTDPEYYKWTQWIFIQLYKKGLAYVDEVAVNWCPALGTVLANEEVIDGKSERGGHPVERRPMKQWMLKITAYADRLIDDLEEVDWPESIKDMQRNWIGRSEGAEVTFTIDGSDQNFTVFTTRPDTLFGATYCVLAPEHKLVEQITTADQRQAVETYLEKVKMKSDLERTDLAKEKTGVFTGAYAVNPINGKKVPIWIADYVLVSYGTGAIMAVPAHDERDYEFATEFGLDIVPVLEGGDISKEAFTGDGQHINSEFLNGLNKTDGIAKAIEWLEEKGVGEKKTSYRLRDWLFSRQRYWGEPIPMIHWEDGTITPVPESELPLMLPKTDNIRPSGTGESPLANIAEWVNVVDPETGKKGRRETNTMPQWAGSSWYFLRYIDPTNTEAIADPALLKRWLPVDIYIGGAEHAVLHLLYARFWHKVLYDLGVVHTKEPFQKLFNQGMILGEGNEKMSKSKGNVVNPDEIISSHGADTLRLYEMFMGPLEASVAWSTNGLDGARRFLDRIWRLFVNEEDGAMSAKIQVSNDQSLEKAYHQTVKKVTEDYEGIRFNTAISQMMVFINDCYKADVIPTAYAEGFVKMLAPIAPHIAEELWQRLGHKSTLSYEQWPTYDETKLVDDEVEIAVQVAGKVRAKIVVPKEASKEDIEKVALADEKVQEYMAGKNLVKIIVIPGKLVNIVVK
- a CDS encoding sigma-70 family RNA polymerase sigma factor, with the protein product MSEHLAAIMEEHGEYCLRVAYLYVKDWAIAEEIVQDVFFSYYRQQDRFEQRASLKTYLVKITVHKSHDYLRSWKNKRHLLLEKLHIGGSKQTPETMLLAQDERTTITKALFELPITYREVVILYYYQELKVKEIADILPCAENTVKTRLHRARKMLQERLANSEWEVLVDDSF
- a CDS encoding SulP family inorganic anion transporter, with protein sequence MKSLFTGRFEGYSVHHVKKDLLSGIIVGIVAIPLAMSFAIASGVKPEYGIYTACIAGILISLFGGSKYQIGGPTGAFVPILLGIVLTYGYEDLLLAGLMAGIMLCVMGFFKLGTLIKFIPRPVTVGFTAGIAVIIFTGQIANFLGLSNVKRHEYFIANIQEIMKQLGTTNMYSILTAVLCLVTILITPKFFPKVPGALAGIVVSTLVATFFFSGQVATIATAYGQIPNTLPHFALPNITLERLQQLIGPAFVIAMLGGIESLLSAVVADGMTNSKHNSNRELIGQGIANIVTPLFGGIPATGAIARTATNIKTGAVSPMSGIIHGVFVLITLLLLAPYASHIPLASMAPVLMVVAWNMSERHHFAHIVKLKSGDSLVLLITFLLTVFTSLTLAVEVGLVLAVLLFAKRMSEKLVVTKVLPDHSNKSEKVQPHVVHQQHDCPQISMYTIEGPLFFGAAQMFEQTIESTLHQQPRVLILRMGKVPFMDSTGEAYFSNIIENYKAQGGTVLVTGVQGDLKDALQHNGLYDKIGAQHFYQHTGEAITKAFNYLNANQCIGCQHFAFHECKDLSKPKEKKELIVQ